The Pogoniulus pusillus isolate bPogPus1 chromosome 6, bPogPus1.pri, whole genome shotgun sequence genomic interval TCCAAATCCCTGCCCATAGACTTATTCAGCCAGAGGATTTCAAGGTGACCTAAAGCAAATCTGCACACATCTCATGGGGAAGCCAGAGAACGGTGCTGAAATTTTGAGTTTGTACAATAGAGATTAACTTCCAAGatactctcttctcccagatgctCACAGATTTACTACAGCTGTGTTGCTGTTTTTACTACCTATGTGTAATGGAGCTAGCGGTGAGAATAAAAAGAGCTGTTTCTGAGGAAAAATAGTGCCATTCTTAGGCTTCTGTAACAGAGCAACGAAGTTCTGGAGCAGGTTTCATGCTCACCGTGTGCACTACAGTAACCAGGGCAGGATCTGGGTCCTGATGGAGTGTGCAATCCTGTACTATACAGTGACAAATTATAACCGTGAAGTCTTGGTCTTattgtgtttttcttctttgatAAATGCCATTAAAACAAAGGAAACTGAGACAGAGCTCTTGGttggggaggtgggggtggtctGGTTAACTGCTTGGTTCTATTGTCATATTCTCAACCAAATAAACATGTCTGTCTGAATGCCTGTAGCTAAAGAATAACTGCCAAGAGTGGTCCTGGGGTGGTTTTTCAGTGTTTTCACACAGGCAATGAACCATGCTGCATGTCTTCTTTAGGGTCGGGTCCCCAGTAGGATTTATTTCTGCGTCAGGGAAGATTACAGCTAATAAGATTTGCTCCTTGGAGGCTCTTGTCATGTTTGGTGCAAGCCCTGCACAGTGCTTCCTTAAAGGAGAATATGGACCCCATTTGTCgtattttcctccttcttctggtCTTCTACAAGATAAACTCATCTGTTTCATCCTGTGTCGTAGGATGCTCTTGTTCTCAAGACAGCTTTGGAAGGTAAGAACACTTCTTACCCTAGTCATAGCACCGTCAAAGCACTCAGAGCATCGtgatatgtatatatgtgtctatgtatatgtatatatatatatatatttgctgGTGATGTGAGCACCAAAGCCAGACAGATGTCTGCATGGTATTCCTCCTCTAATACTTGAACAGTACTAGCTTGAGCATAAAATGGCATTCCTCTTCTTTCCCTGAGATATGTAGTTGCATATATAGCCATTTTTATTACATTACTTGTGGGAAAATGGGTATAATACCATGCCTTATAATTCAAGTGCTTGTAGATGTGTATAGAACTGATTTGCCACTGATAAAAATGGTGTGGGACACGGAGAATTTTCTGGCTTCCTCCTTAGGAGCTTGCTCTGTAtgtctgcactgctgaggcagattCCTTCAAACATCCCTCAGGACATCCGGAAAATTAGAATAGAAAATTCCCACCTAACAGAATTACCTCGTGGGTCTTTTGAGAACGTTAGTGCCTTGGAGTATCTCTGGCTCAATTTTAACAACATCACGGTCATGCACATCAAGAGCCTGGAGTATCTACCGTCTCTGAAGGAGCTGCGCTTGCAGGGGAACAAATTAAGTTCGGTGCCATGGACAGCATTTCAAGACACCCCAGCTTTGAAAATCCTGGATCTGAAGCACAACCGCCTGGATGTCCTTCCAGAACATGCGCTCCGTTATCTGCCCAACCTGACCTATTTAGACCTATCCTCAAATCAGCTTACCGTCATATCCAAGGATGTCTTCTACAGCTGGCCTGTCTATCAGAGAAGTCTGAGGGCAGAGGGACAGATAGAAGCTATTTCCAATGCTGTCCTGGCCCTTCATGACAACCCCTGGATTTGTGACTGTCGCCTGCGGGGATTTGTCCAGTTTGTCAAGTCAGTTGGCCCACCTATTATTCTGATGAATTCCTATTTGACTTGCTCAAGTCCGAAATTCAGGGCAGGGAAGTTTTTTCATGAAGTAGAGCTCAACAGCTGCATGAAGCCCCTGACCTCAGCTCTTGACACCAACCTGACGGTCTCAGTGGGGCTGAATGTCACCCTGACTTGCTTTGTGGAAGCCAGCCCTTCCCCATCTGTCTGGTGGACCTATGCACTCAAACTTTTAAGGGCATTTAATGGTAAGcagagctttttcttctttcctcccatCTCCCTGTTATGTTCTGCCTATTCTACTTATGAAAGTCTTCAGGCCATCACAGTCACTACATCAGCTCTAAGACCCTTTAGAGCATCACAGTTATTGTGCTGGCAGTAATCCAAATAATCTTAATTATCCTACATGGCTGAGACCTTCTGAATGGCACAAGAAGAGCTGCTTCATGCAGGATAGAAGGCAAAGACAAAAAGAGCATTTTTGCACAGTTATTTTACATGTTGATTTTTAGTATTAGCTCTTTGATTGTGATACACAATGTAAGAACCATTAATAATACATTAGTCATGCATATGTAATAAATACTTGTTGTATATATATCATACAACACATATACAGGTACCCATTATATAATGACATTTGTAGGTCCACGTGTGTTTGCAAACATGAACTGCTTCTTTCTATACCATTGTCATATGCAGCCCTCTTGCCTATGTGTGTCCATTCATGTTCTACAACCTAAACAGAAGTTGTTATTCAATATAAGCCTTGCTTATTTCCAATTGTTCTTGAGAGCTTCATAGTATGAaggctttttctccccctctacatCCACCTTGGCTCTTACATTGGCTCTTTCATTGTGGTACACAATGTAAGAACTATTAATAATACATTAGTCATCCACATGTAAtaaatatttgtgtgtgtgtgtatatatatatatcatacaACACATATACAGGTACCCATTATATAATAATATTTGTAGGTCCATGTGTGTTTGTAAACATGCACTGCTTCTTTCTATACCATGGTCATATGCAGCCCTCTTGCCTAGCTGTGTCCTTTCATGCTCTACAACCTAAACAGAAGTTGTCATTCAATATAAGCCTTGCTTATTTCCATTTGCTGTTGAGAGTTTCATAGTATgaagccttttcctcttcctctccatccAGCTTGGCTCTTACATGCCCTCCCTCACATGTATTTTTACTAAGAGCTTTCAATAGAACAAGGTGCTATTTTCAGCAGGTAAGCTAATCGTGCATATGGGCACCACACAGGTTATCTGTGTTCCTAATAAGCCATCTACCTGAATAAGATAGCATTAGCCTTTAATCCTGGGCTGATATTTGCTTTAACTGCAGCATCGTAGCAGCACCTGTGCATCTTTC includes:
- the LRIT2 gene encoding leucine-rich repeat, immunoglobulin-like domain and transmembrane domain-containing protein 2: MDPICRIFLLLLVFYKINSSVSSCVVGCSCSQDSFGRSLLCMSALLRQIPSNIPQDIRKIRIENSHLTELPRGSFENVSALEYLWLNFNNITVMHIKSLEYLPSLKELRLQGNKLSSVPWTAFQDTPALKILDLKHNRLDVLPEHALRYLPNLTYLDLSSNQLTVISKDVFYSWPVYQRSLRAEGQIEAISNAVLALHDNPWICDCRLRGFVQFVKSVGPPIILMNSYLTCSSPKFRAGKFFHEVELNSCMKPLTSALDTNLTVSVGLNVTLTCFVEASPSPSVWWTYALKLLRAFNVSTEPISEETVRSELLIPAARPADAGNYTCTAANFLGNTSVTITLHVEAPWASTASPDWAPIAPAEGGAHVEVRIAKQTVYGITLEWFAVAAAAAEPGETWYTLLVGRYDAAQKDAIYIGPGVNTYSVTDLLPATKYEVCVAVRNQAPRKGQCVVFVTGSDISQLEQREKLIHIVVIVCAMVLAVPAGMYACTAEARPGCLTHCPGACLRRHRGGQAQAAVSKESTLDSLPAGSEDGLCRPEGGRGARRPPAHEEAGKSRPPHRNSADLY